CCATGGGAACAGGTTTGTGACGGCCCACCGTCCTGCCCGCCGTGACCACCTCAGGCGTGCTCGGGGAGTCGTCGTAGATTTCGTCCTGCGGCGGCTCGCCCAGAGCCTCAAGCAGGGCGCGCCGCAACTCGTCGGCACTGGGCCGCTCGGCGGGGCGCTTGGCCAGAGCCAGTTCTGCCAACCGGGAAATCCGGCGGTCGACATGGCTGTTCAGGTGAGCCATAGAGCGCGGAAAGCGGGTCAGGTGGGCGACCATCAGTTCCTCATAACTGCTGCCATGAAAAGGCCGGGCGCCGCTCAGAAGCTCGTACATCATGATGCCCAGGCTGTACACGTCGCTGGCGCCGCTGCTGCTCTCCCCGTGGTAGATCTCAGGCGCCATATAGAACGGACTGCCACTGACCTTGCCACCCTGGGAGGTAAAGAAGGTACTGCCCATGTCGCCCAGCGCCGCGCGGCCTTCGTGGACGTACACGTTCTGAGGTTTGACATCCTGATGAACAGCGCCCAGATGGTGCAGATACGTCAGCGCCGAGGCCACGTCAGCCAGGATACGCAGCGCCTGACGCTCCGGAAGACGGCGGCCGGGAGGCAGATCCTCCAGATGCTCGGTCAGGTCGCCCTGTGGGTAGTACCTGAGCGCCAGAAACGCCTGCGCGCCAAACGGCGTTCCTGCATGGGCATGAACAATATGGGGGTGACGGAACTGCAGGGT
The window above is part of the Deinococcus malanensis genome. Proteins encoded here:
- a CDS encoding serine/threonine-protein kinase, with product MTSERTIPGYKLLRLLGRGNTSLVYLAAAEDGRHVALKIPHEQTLKEKEAAERFGNEVRLTLQFRHPHIVHAHAGTPFGAQAFLALRYYPQGDLTEHLEDLPPGRRLPERQALRILADVASALTYLHHLGAVHQDVKPQNVYVHEGRAALGDMGSTFFTSQGGKVSGSPFYMAPEIYHGESSSGASDVYSLGIMMYELLSGARPFHGSSYEELMVAHLTRFPRSMAHLNSHVDRRISRLAELALAKRPAERPSADELRRALLEALGEPPQDEIYDDSPSTPEVVTAGRTVGRHKPVPMVVPAPTSPPAPAEDDKESDRSGRWSLFKRRK